In the genome of Pseudomonadota bacterium, one region contains:
- a CDS encoding F0F1 ATP synthase subunit gamma: MQTLEVLDKKIRTAEDLLSVVKSMKTLSAVNIRHYEMAVESLEAYRNIVDKGWQILFSHFIPDSGNLAEKHAVIIVIGTDQGMCGQFNEIIAAKAMTEYKVLKKQGADVAFWSVGEKVAAAITDENVTTELHYNAPGSLNTVNIMVADLTEKLENRKSKHGTDYFYLCHNILSGKTSYDQTCYPVLPLDKSWVDKRNIQWPERCLPLLGLPPTEMFRHLFRQYLYISLYRALVQSLAGENLARLTAMQAAEKNIEELEADLKKQHREERQAGITNELLDIISGFEALSDDFS; this comes from the coding sequence TCGGTGGTTAAAAGCATGAAAACCCTTTCAGCGGTGAATATCCGGCATTATGAGATGGCAGTGGAATCTCTGGAAGCATACAGAAATATAGTGGATAAAGGATGGCAGATTCTCTTCAGCCACTTTATTCCGGATTCAGGCAACCTTGCCGAAAAACATGCTGTCATTATAGTTATCGGAACAGACCAGGGCATGTGCGGCCAGTTCAATGAGATTATTGCCGCCAAAGCTATGACTGAATACAAAGTACTTAAAAAACAGGGAGCGGATGTGGCTTTCTGGTCTGTCGGAGAAAAAGTTGCCGCAGCTATAACCGATGAAAACGTTACGACAGAGCTGCATTACAATGCTCCGGGAAGCCTGAATACTGTAAATATCATGGTGGCGGATTTGACGGAAAAACTGGAAAACCGGAAAAGCAAACATGGAACAGATTATTTCTATCTGTGCCATAATATACTTTCCGGAAAAACAAGCTATGATCAGACATGCTACCCCGTTCTTCCGCTGGACAAAAGCTGGGTTGACAAACGAAATATACAATGGCCGGAAAGATGCCTGCCCCTTTTAGGCCTTCCTCCTACCGAAATGTTTCGGCATTTGTTCAGGCAATATCTGTATATTTCTCTTTACAGGGCGCTTGTCCAATCCCTTGCCGGCGAAAATCTGGCCCGTCTCACCGCCATGCAGGCAGCGGAAAAAAATATTGAAGAACTCGAAGCTGACCTTAAAAAACAGCACCGTGAAGAACGACAGGCTGGTATCACCAATGAACTGCTGGATATTATTTCCGGCTTCGAGGCGCTAAGTGATGATTTTTCCTGA
- a CDS encoding efflux transporter outer membrane subunit: MKRFLIVLVSCVLMFCGCAVGPDYIKPSAPEPQKWLEHEDNRVKTETVSYSHWWRAFNDPVLDVLIESAYKQNLSLRIAGIRILEARAQLGIAFGNLFPQSQQLRGGYSYNSASENSANTISGDLSYADVAVGFDAAWELDFWGKFRRLVESGAANLDTSVASYDDMLVTLTAEVARTYVSIRTFEKRLAIARENVNIQQRSLRIANVRFKAGEVTELDVAQATALLKNTQALIPRLEAALRQTRNALCVLLGKMPDDLDDIITGESVIPKAFAEVAVGIPADLLRRRPDIRLAESYVAAQSPLVGVAKADLFPHFKLFGSIGLRSSNGDFTKDGGLNGSRLKDVFDTDSLEFFGGPSFGWDLFNYGRIKNRVRVQDARLQQTIVNYQNTVLRATQEVENALAGFLRAQEEEIFLSEAEKAAKRSVQISVLQYREGLIDYQRVLDTQRAQATQEDILAETKGSVALNLIAIYKALGGGWEIREGKDFVPEETKEEMRKRTNWGNLLNKQ, from the coding sequence ATGAAGCGGTTTTTAATTGTTCTTGTAAGTTGTGTATTAATGTTTTGCGGCTGTGCCGTAGGGCCCGACTATATCAAACCTTCGGCGCCGGAACCGCAAAAATGGCTTGAGCACGAAGATAACAGGGTAAAAACTGAAACCGTAAGTTACAGCCATTGGTGGCGTGCTTTCAATGATCCGGTACTGGATGTTTTGATTGAATCTGCATATAAGCAGAATCTTTCGTTGCGTATTGCAGGAATTCGAATCCTGGAAGCCAGAGCGCAACTGGGAATTGCTTTCGGAAATCTATTCCCGCAGTCACAACAATTACGTGGCGGGTATTCTTATAACAGTGCAAGTGAAAACTCGGCCAACACAATTTCCGGAGACTTGTCTTACGCCGATGTGGCTGTTGGATTTGATGCCGCCTGGGAGCTGGATTTCTGGGGCAAGTTCAGGCGTTTGGTGGAATCCGGCGCTGCTAATCTGGATACCTCTGTCGCAAGCTATGATGATATGCTTGTTACACTTACAGCCGAAGTTGCCCGAACCTATGTCAGTATTCGAACATTTGAAAAAAGGCTGGCAATTGCGCGGGAAAATGTGAATATCCAACAACGTTCTCTTAGAATCGCCAATGTACGCTTTAAAGCCGGGGAAGTGACTGAACTTGATGTTGCACAGGCTACAGCGCTTCTTAAAAATACCCAGGCCCTGATACCGCGGCTGGAAGCAGCCTTGCGCCAAACCAGGAATGCGCTCTGTGTTCTGCTGGGTAAAATGCCGGATGATCTTGATGATATAATTACCGGAGAATCCGTTATTCCTAAAGCTTTTGCAGAAGTTGCCGTGGGTATACCTGCCGATCTTTTGCGCAGACGCCCGGATATACGGCTGGCGGAATCTTATGTGGCTGCCCAGAGTCCTTTGGTAGGTGTTGCCAAAGCGGATTTATTTCCTCATTTTAAACTTTTTGGTTCAATAGGGCTTCGTTCAAGCAATGGCGACTTTACCAAAGACGGAGGCTTGAACGGCAGTAGATTAAAAGATGTTTTTGATACGGACAGCCTGGAATTCTTCGGCGGGCCATCTTTTGGCTGGGATTTGTTTAACTACGGCCGGATAAAAAACAGGGTTCGTGTTCAGGATGCCAGACTTCAGCAAACGATAGTTAATTATCAAAATACTGTTCTGCGTGCTACACAGGAGGTGGAAAATGCTTTGGCCGGTTTTCTGAGAGCACAGGAAGAAGAAATTTTTTTATCTGAAGCGGAAAAAGCCGCCAAACGCTCGGTTCAAATATCAGTATTGCAGTACAGAGAAGGCTTGATAGATTATCAGAGGGTGCTTGATACTCAAAGGGCTCAGGCAACACAGGAAGATATTCTTGCCGAAACAAAAGGGTCTGTTGCGCTTAATCTGATTGCCATTTACAAAGCTCTTGGCGGAGGCTGGGAGATACGGGAAGGAAAGGATTTTGTGCCGGAAGAGACCAAGGAAGAAATGCGAAAAAGAACAAACTGGGGGAATCTTTTAAATAAACAATAA